In a single window of the Limnohabitans sp. 2KL-27 genome:
- the crcB gene encoding fluoride efflux transporter CrcB: MLTVIAICLGACVGALSRWQLGLWLNPASVSAGLLPWGTLAANLIGGYLVGVCVGVFQQLPELDPVWRLALVTGFLGALTTFSSFSAEVVAMLQQGRFALAAGTASLHLFGSLALTVLGLKTVGLLWAR, from the coding sequence ATGCTCACGGTGATCGCGATCTGTCTTGGCGCTTGCGTGGGGGCGCTCTCGCGTTGGCAGTTGGGTTTGTGGCTCAACCCTGCCAGCGTCAGTGCCGGCCTGCTGCCCTGGGGCACCTTGGCCGCCAACCTGATCGGTGGCTACTTGGTGGGTGTGTGCGTGGGCGTGTTCCAGCAACTGCCGGAGTTGGACCCGGTTTGGCGACTGGCACTGGTCACAGGCTTCTTAGGCGCCCTGACCACTTTCTCCAGCTTCTCGGCCGAGGTGGTGGCCATGCTGCAACAAGGCCGCTTTGCGCTGGCGGCAGGTACAGCCAGCTTGCACTTGTTTGGCTCCCTGGCCCTCACGGTGCTGGGGCTCAAAACCGTGGGTCTACTCTGGGCGCGTTGA